The following proteins are encoded in a genomic region of Natrinema sp. HArc-T2:
- a CDS encoding SWIM zinc finger domain-containing protein yields the protein MNVDRETIENRSTDAVFERGKNYRDEGRIQHLDRFDDLVTATVSGSSLYDVTVKFSGKSIDTRCTCPYDGGGDCKHVVAVLLDIAASPPQDESERVEAVLDDVSTDDLRKFVRDALAEHAELREQFLARFGDDHKSVDEYREEIAQLFEQHADPAVFEAIDFSRFFEIAKQYRDRDRYLAAATVYRAVFEEVDEKYNWIDGAYDHYARTIQTALDGYADCILATDPTPEEFDTYAGVLEARATTEPPINSEQFWRALDDLEEQYE from the coding sequence ATGAACGTCGATAGGGAAACTATCGAGAACCGGAGCACCGACGCAGTGTTCGAGCGCGGGAAAAACTACCGCGACGAGGGACGTATTCAGCATCTCGACCGGTTCGACGACCTCGTGACCGCGACTGTCAGTGGCTCGAGCCTGTACGACGTGACTGTCAAATTCAGCGGGAAAAGTATCGACACACGGTGTACCTGTCCGTACGACGGTGGCGGCGACTGCAAGCACGTCGTCGCAGTATTATTGGACATCGCCGCCAGCCCGCCACAGGATGAAAGCGAGCGTGTCGAGGCAGTCTTAGACGACGTGTCGACCGACGACCTGCGTAAGTTCGTCCGTGACGCACTCGCCGAGCACGCGGAATTGCGTGAGCAGTTTCTCGCACGGTTCGGCGACGATCACAAATCGGTCGACGAATATCGTGAGGAAATCGCACAACTGTTCGAGCAGCACGCCGACCCGGCCGTGTTCGAAGCCATCGACTTCTCCCGATTTTTCGAGATTGCCAAGCAGTACCGTGACCGCGACCGGTATCTGGCCGCAGCGACCGTCTATCGAGCGGTGTTTGAGGAGGTCGACGAGAAGTACAACTGGATCGACGGGGCCTACGACCACTACGCACGGACCATACAGACTGCACTCGATGGATACGCTGACTGCATTCTTGCGACCGATCCGACTCCTGAGGAGTTCGACACGTACGCTGGCGTACTGGAAGCACGGGCAACGACAGAACCGCCAATCAATAGCGAGCAGTTCTGGCGCGCACTTGACGACCTTGAGGAGCAGTACGAATGA
- a CDS encoding ADP-ribosylglycohydrolase family protein → MANDCQSRAQGILLGLACGDALGRPVEFQGPDRIERTHGRVTEMLAHGTHGQPAGTITDDTEMALCIARSLAEHGAFEPEDIATRFIDWKRSGPFDIGIMTSSALQRIQNGESWDEAGQREWEASTEGSNAGNGSLMRCAPYAIAYQDEPVELVDISRQSSAITHADPRCQWSCALFNQTLANLLIDVDQPLERVLDDIGSELPDDVRNAVEPVTAARRGEPVDISLENSGYVVTTLQAGLYHGLTAETAEDAIVDAVMMGGDTDTIGAVAGAVAGARFGEGTLPERWLTDIDEIDELRQLAFDLIELRSN, encoded by the coding sequence ATGGCGAACGACTGTCAATCACGAGCACAAGGGATCTTGCTGGGGCTCGCATGTGGGGACGCGCTCGGACGCCCAGTCGAATTCCAAGGGCCGGATCGAATCGAGCGAACACACGGGCGGGTGACTGAAATGCTCGCCCACGGGACCCACGGCCAACCCGCGGGAACAATCACTGATGACACGGAGATGGCACTCTGTATCGCCCGGAGTCTCGCAGAACACGGCGCATTTGAGCCAGAAGACATCGCCACCAGATTCATTGACTGGAAACGGTCGGGGCCGTTCGACATCGGGATCATGACCTCGAGTGCACTCCAACGGATCCAGAACGGCGAATCGTGGGACGAAGCTGGCCAGCGTGAGTGGGAGGCAAGCACGGAAGGTAGCAACGCCGGCAACGGCAGCCTGATGCGGTGTGCGCCATACGCCATCGCGTATCAAGACGAGCCAGTCGAACTCGTCGACATCAGTCGGCAGTCGTCAGCGATCACCCACGCAGATCCGCGGTGTCAGTGGAGTTGTGCACTTTTCAATCAGACGCTCGCGAATCTCCTAATCGATGTCGACCAGCCTCTCGAAAGGGTCTTAGATGATATCGGCTCAGAGCTGCCCGACGACGTTCGAAACGCTGTTGAACCGGTCACTGCCGCTCGCCGTGGCGAACCGGTGGATATCTCTCTTGAGAACTCGGGATACGTCGTCACAACGCTGCAGGCAGGCCTGTATCACGGGCTGACCGCCGAGACTGCTGAAGACGCGATTGTTGACGCAGTGATGATGGGTGGCGATACAGATACGATCGGTGCCGTCGCCGGCGCAGTTGCAGGTGCCCGGTTCGGAGAGGGTACACTGCCCGAGCGATGGCTCACCGATATTGATGAAATCGACGAACTGCGACAGTTAGCATTCGATCTGATTGAACTACGATCGAACTAG